Proteins co-encoded in one Actinomadura luteofluorescens genomic window:
- a CDS encoding SDR family oxidoreductase: MSKVVAITGAARGIGLATARALKAKGATVVIGDIDETAVKEAAGSLGVTGLVLDVTSRESFTAFLDEAEKAAGPLDVVVNNAGIMPIGPVTDESDADARRCIDINVHGVMLGTKLALDRMLPRGRGHVINIASLAGVMFTPGLALYNASKAAVVGFTEATRLEVADRGVHVSAVLPTFTNTELTAGTRSPKGQKNCEPEDIAAAVVALVGRPRPQAVVPKKLGTQVRLGALLPERVRQATSRRLGLDKIFLEYDPEARKGYDARIRSGS; encoded by the coding sequence ATGAGCAAGGTCGTCGCCATCACCGGGGCCGCGAGAGGGATCGGCCTCGCCACCGCCCGCGCCCTCAAGGCCAAGGGCGCCACCGTCGTCATCGGCGACATCGACGAGACCGCCGTCAAGGAGGCCGCCGGCTCGCTCGGCGTCACCGGCCTCGTCCTGGACGTCACGTCCCGCGAGTCGTTCACCGCCTTCCTCGACGAGGCCGAGAAGGCCGCCGGGCCCCTCGACGTCGTCGTCAACAACGCCGGGATCATGCCGATCGGGCCCGTCACCGACGAGAGCGACGCCGACGCCCGCCGCTGCATCGACATCAACGTGCACGGCGTGATGCTCGGCACCAAGCTCGCCCTCGACCGGATGCTGCCGCGCGGCCGGGGCCACGTCATCAACATCGCCTCTCTCGCCGGCGTCATGTTCACCCCCGGCCTCGCGCTCTACAACGCCAGCAAGGCCGCCGTCGTCGGGTTCACCGAGGCGACCCGGCTGGAGGTGGCCGACCGGGGCGTGCACGTCAGCGCCGTCCTGCCCACCTTCACCAACACCGAGCTGACCGCCGGGACGCGCAGCCCCAAGGGGCAGAAGAACTGCGAGCCCGAGGACATCGCCGCGGCCGTCGTCGCCCTGGTCGGCAGGCCCCGCCCGCAGGCCGTCGTGCCGAAGAAGCTCGGTACGCAGGTCCGGCTCGGCGCGCTGCTGCCCGAGCGGGTCCGGCAGGCGACCTCCCGCCGCCTCGGCCTCGACAAGATCTTCCTGGAGTACGACCCCGAAGCGCGCAAGGGCTACGACGCGCGCATCCGCTCCGGCTCCTGA